The following coding sequences lie in one Enterococcus sp. 9E7_DIV0242 genomic window:
- a CDS encoding WxL domain-containing protein, whose protein sequence is MKNKSLISVAVLLSMFLLESPELVSAESDLANGGAAIEFSNTDTDTEIDDIRDPENPGVSVDPGDSPSTSGPLRIDFVPQLNFHVNAISNENVSYPVNAQLFLDGKTEARGNFVQISDYRKTAKGWQLQLRQDGQFRNPDTKNSVLNGAVLSFDKSWTNSVNKDSVTSPIVSKEIIRLENIGDTYNLATAEEGDGTGTWSISFGASADNPADMISTLTPKVDKKGNPVLDSVFNNQQVHENSAIRLSIPGKTEKDPVNYTTVLTWVLAELP, encoded by the coding sequence ATGAAAAATAAATCTTTAATTTCTGTTGCTGTTCTTTTGAGTATGTTCTTATTAGAGAGTCCAGAACTGGTAAGTGCGGAATCTGATTTAGCAAACGGTGGAGCGGCAATTGAATTTTCCAATACGGATACTGACACAGAAATTGATGATATCCGTGATCCGGAAAATCCAGGTGTTTCTGTCGATCCAGGTGATAGTCCTAGTACATCAGGTCCTTTACGTATTGATTTTGTTCCGCAGTTGAATTTTCACGTCAATGCGATTTCAAATGAAAATGTGTCTTACCCAGTTAATGCTCAGTTGTTTTTAGATGGTAAAACAGAAGCTAGAGGAAATTTTGTTCAAATTTCTGACTATCGAAAAACAGCTAAAGGCTGGCAACTACAATTACGCCAAGATGGTCAATTCAGAAACCCAGATACAAAGAACAGTGTCCTCAATGGTGCAGTATTGTCCTTTGATAAATCATGGACAAATTCTGTCAACAAGGACAGCGTTACTTCTCCGATTGTTTCGAAAGAAATCATTCGATTAGAAAATATTGGAGACACGTATAATCTGGCAACTGCTGAAGAGGGTGATGGAACTGGTACTTGGAGTATTAGTTTTGGCGCATCTGCTGATAATCCGGCAGATATGATCTCTACGCTGACTCCTAAAGTTGATAAGAAAGGCAATCCAGTATTGGATTCGGTTTTTAACAACCAACAAGTGCATGAAAATAGTGCTATTCGTTTGTCCATACCGGGAAAGACAGAAAAAGATCCGGTCAATTACACAACGGTGTTAACTTGGGTATTAGCCGAGTTACCATAA
- a CDS encoding DUF916 and DUF3324 domain-containing protein, whose protein sequence is MSTKNRKFGPFILLYIVLFFITGTTTYAEETTAEGGADSYGAFNYRLVVPENQHDREAAYFDLMMTPGQQQTVQIELENASDQEMTIAVSLNGAKTNRNGVIEYGPSPMEDDKSLKFKFKDLVKSEEKVTIPPHTIVPLDINIAMPETSYDGILAGGIQLKQVIKRDESQTGIINEYAYLIALVLRENETPVEPDLELNDVSAGLANYQNAVFVNFSNTQAVILDDMTVSVQISPKDSEEVIYDTKKAGMRMAPNSMINFPVSMNGERMEPGDYKAHIIVTSRERKWEWTREFTITDEEADKFNGQDVYLVQEKGIDWKLIALLAAIAFVLLLSIFFAVRKVRENRKSSKKRKKKLTKKK, encoded by the coding sequence ATGAGTACTAAGAATAGAAAATTTGGGCCATTTATCCTTCTGTACATAGTGTTATTTTTTATTACAGGAACAACTACATATGCAGAAGAAACAACTGCTGAAGGTGGCGCAGATTCTTATGGGGCATTCAATTATAGACTTGTTGTTCCGGAGAACCAGCACGATCGGGAAGCGGCTTATTTTGATTTGATGATGACGCCGGGCCAACAACAGACGGTTCAAATTGAGTTGGAAAATGCGTCTGATCAAGAAATGACCATTGCTGTTTCTTTGAATGGAGCGAAAACCAATCGGAATGGTGTTATCGAATATGGACCATCACCAATGGAAGATGATAAGTCATTAAAATTCAAGTTTAAAGATTTAGTCAAATCAGAGGAGAAGGTAACGATCCCTCCTCATACAATTGTGCCGTTAGATATAAATATCGCAATGCCTGAAACCTCTTATGATGGTATTCTAGCGGGAGGGATTCAGCTAAAACAAGTAATTAAAAGAGATGAATCTCAAACGGGAATCATCAATGAGTACGCATATTTGATTGCTTTGGTATTAAGAGAAAATGAAACGCCAGTTGAACCGGATCTTGAATTAAACGATGTATCAGCTGGTTTAGCGAATTATCAAAATGCCGTTTTTGTCAATTTTTCAAATACGCAAGCAGTCATTTTGGATGATATGACTGTAAGTGTGCAGATCTCTCCGAAGGATTCAGAAGAAGTAATTTATGATACCAAAAAAGCAGGCATGCGCATGGCGCCAAATTCTATGATCAATTTTCCCGTCAGTATGAATGGGGAAAGGATGGAGCCAGGAGATTATAAAGCGCATATTATTGTTACTTCCAGAGAACGTAAATGGGAATGGACAAGAGAGTTTACGATTACAGATGAAGAAGCGGATAAGTTCAACGGTCAGGATGTTTATTTGGTTCAAGAAAAAGGAATTGATTGGAAGCTGATTGCCTTACTTGCCGCAATTGCTTTTGTTCTTCTATTGAGTATTTTCTTCGCCGTTAGAAAAGTGCGAGAAAATAGAAAATCGAGTAAAAAACGGAAGAAGAAACTGACGAAGAAAAAGTAA
- a CDS encoding winged helix-turn-helix domain-containing protein has protein sequence MSVALGFVDFSDDGETFDKIQKFLKKDFSVHKINKDELFDNNVLDQEDTVIINIGDEDSYAVCEVITSIRNSRFGLLPIWVFGERELTYERLLFLQLGVNGVFDKSFSLSELFLSIDNSIKYPCKTEEQAKGIDSGEESCDIKLIHSNFSVSLDGKSEIELTKMEFKLLEFLSVKPKCTFAYKEIYEHLWHQEYHSSRRYRISNTIFRIREKLGDLDGSRYIKTVHSKGYLLNVEEVQR, from the coding sequence ATGAGCGTAGCATTGGGATTTGTTGATTTTTCTGATGATGGAGAAACATTTGACAAAATACAAAAGTTTTTAAAAAAAGATTTTTCTGTACATAAAATCAATAAAGACGAACTTTTTGATAACAATGTTTTAGATCAAGAGGATACAGTGATTATAAACATAGGTGATGAAGATAGTTATGCTGTCTGTGAAGTCATTACAAGTATCAGGAACAGCCGATTTGGCTTGTTGCCAATTTGGGTTTTTGGTGAGCGAGAATTGACGTATGAGCGATTGCTGTTTCTACAATTAGGAGTGAATGGTGTATTTGATAAATCATTCAGCTTGTCTGAACTGTTTCTCTCTATTGATAATTCTATAAAATATCCCTGTAAAACAGAAGAGCAGGCGAAGGGAATTGACAGCGGAGAAGAAAGCTGTGACATCAAACTTATCCATAGTAATTTTTCGGTCAGCTTAGATGGCAAATCAGAGATTGAACTAACTAAAATGGAGTTCAAGTTGCTGGAATTCCTATCGGTCAAACCCAAATGTACATTTGCTTATAAAGAAATTTATGAACACTTGTGGCATCAGGAATATCATAGTAGCAGACGGTATCGAATCAGTAATACCATTTTTCGTATAAGGGAAAAGTTGGGTGATTTGGATGGTTCAAGGTATATTAAAACGGTTCATTCAAAAGGGTATTTATTGAATGTGGAAGAAGTGCAGCGATAA
- a CDS encoding LPXTG cell wall anchor domain-containing protein → MKKSRVISLIASFILGLACCFVIPVITDASGNGGAVKTNGVIGFYEEDVSESSTSESSSSDSETSETTQSTLPPTGGTSKPSGKFPSTGELVKNSLTISGIALLVMAVLFLIWKRKNREGGVNR, encoded by the coding sequence ATGAAAAAATCGCGGGTTATTTCTTTGATTGCTTCCTTCATTTTAGGGCTTGCTTGTTGCTTTGTTATTCCCGTAATAACCGATGCAAGTGGCAATGGTGGAGCAGTTAAGACAAATGGAGTTATAGGTTTCTATGAGGAAGATGTGAGTGAAAGTAGTACTTCAGAAAGTAGCTCATCAGATAGTGAAACTTCTGAAACCACACAATCAACATTGCCGCCAACCGGCGGCACATCAAAACCATCCGGTAAATTCCCTTCAACTGGTGAGTTGGTGAAAAACAGCTTAACAATCAGTGGTATAGCGTTGCTTGTTATGGCAGTACTATTCCTGATTTGGAAAAGGAAGAACAGAGAAGGGGGAGTTAATAGATGA
- a CDS encoding WxL domain-containing protein: MKLTHKLCGAALVAAAGVALAVPNTTKAVDTDTQQGNAYVEFTRDSKRDDDKTQITEPGTTSGSKATDLDPDFPPKNPGDFGIIYVTPLNFKDHAIVNNTVKEEYFAAPFTGNAAGADRWDSPNFVKFVDDRQTLNHKYSLSADLQTQFTTKVENTDKTLDGATLTYNNMGIKSVDNPVFYSTDNEFINGATIAWDGQDSTKVTMYNNKDADKGIGIYELVFGDDDKNTAAESVKLTVPNTTMVYNGKYTAVIQWTMEAVA; the protein is encoded by the coding sequence ATGAAATTGACACACAAATTATGTGGTGCAGCATTAGTTGCTGCAGCAGGTGTAGCATTAGCTGTACCAAATACTACTAAGGCCGTAGATACTGACACTCAACAAGGAAATGCCTACGTTGAGTTCACACGTGATTCAAAACGTGATGATGACAAAACGCAAATCACTGAACCGGGAACTACAAGTGGTAGTAAAGCAACAGATTTAGATCCTGATTTCCCACCGAAAAACCCAGGAGATTTCGGTATCATCTATGTAACACCATTGAACTTTAAAGATCATGCAATTGTAAACAACACAGTAAAAGAAGAGTATTTTGCAGCACCGTTTACAGGGAATGCAGCGGGTGCAGACAGATGGGATTCTCCAAACTTCGTCAAATTTGTGGATGATCGTCAAACATTGAACCATAAATATTCTTTATCTGCAGACTTGCAAACGCAGTTTACGACAAAAGTTGAAAACACAGATAAAACATTGGATGGAGCTACACTAACATACAATAACATGGGAATAAAATCTGTAGATAATCCTGTGTTCTATTCTACAGATAATGAGTTCATAAATGGAGCTACAATTGCTTGGGATGGACAAGACTCTACAAAAGTAACTATGTATAACAACAAGGATGCTGACAAAGGTATCGGTATCTATGAGTTAGTTTTTGGTGATGATGATAAAAATACAGCAGCAGAATCAGTGAAGCTAACAGTTCCTAATACAACAATGGTCTACAATGGTAAATACACTGCTGTTATCCAATGGACAATGGAAGCAGTTGCGTAA
- a CDS encoding metallophosphoesterase: MKKKFVVFFGVLSSLVVFVFFYTESKKGQSTQNIDASDVLFQKEDMEFWLITDPHYIDETLYDDGSAFEYIKTTAAGKDLTYQKESLQALVAEVLKEKPDGLIVTGDVTLNGELVSGEKFAEILEPIRQAKIKVFVIPGNHDIHDGWARKFTGDTQEKTAQISAADFKEIFSDYGYSQSISQDEKSLSYLISINDKYNFIFLDTNIYTLEPSTRNPTTAGRIDEQTKKWIEEQLRFGTENGKQTLVFMHHNLFSHNELVNKGYVLNNAAEMRTLFSEYEIPVSFSGHIHAQDILTDAETGITEIVTASYAITPHPLGVITLNDQKLTYAREAINVSQWAKGNQLTNEDLLNHDRYLEEIFLKESRSLGYRYLLEAGYTKESELDTAAELVGELNRRFFTGEDFISDGEVEEIRQSEAYQIISEESSELKEYLDSIIQDRNENDTLFEKSLK; this comes from the coding sequence ATGAAAAAGAAGTTTGTGGTATTCTTCGGTGTGCTGAGTTCTTTGGTTGTTTTCGTTTTTTTTTATACGGAGTCTAAGAAGGGCCAATCAACCCAAAACATCGATGCGTCAGATGTGTTATTTCAAAAAGAAGACATGGAGTTTTGGCTTATAACAGATCCGCACTACATAGATGAGACGCTTTATGATGACGGGTCTGCATTTGAGTACATCAAAACAACGGCGGCAGGAAAAGACCTGACCTATCAGAAGGAAAGCTTACAAGCCTTAGTTGCAGAGGTGCTAAAAGAAAAACCAGATGGCTTAATCGTTACAGGAGATGTTACGTTGAATGGAGAGCTTGTCAGTGGTGAAAAATTTGCTGAAATTCTAGAACCGATAAGACAAGCGAAAATCAAGGTTTTTGTTATTCCGGGTAATCACGATATCCATGATGGCTGGGCAAGAAAGTTTACAGGGGATACACAGGAAAAAACAGCACAGATTTCTGCAGCAGATTTTAAGGAAATATTTTCCGATTACGGTTACAGTCAGTCGATTAGTCAGGATGAAAAGTCTTTGAGCTATTTGATTTCAATAAATGACAAGTACAATTTCATTTTTTTGGATACCAATATATATACCTTGGAGCCGTCTACTCGAAACCCAACAACTGCTGGTAGGATAGATGAACAGACCAAGAAATGGATTGAAGAACAACTTCGTTTCGGTACAGAGAATGGGAAACAGACTCTTGTCTTTATGCACCATAACTTATTTTCTCATAATGAACTCGTTAATAAAGGCTATGTCTTGAATAATGCAGCGGAAATGCGTACACTTTTTTCAGAGTACGAAATTCCTGTTTCTTTTTCAGGGCATATCCATGCTCAAGATATTCTAACAGACGCAGAGACCGGTATCACAGAAATTGTTACAGCTTCATATGCTATTACGCCACATCCGCTTGGGGTAATAACTCTAAACGATCAAAAACTTACCTATGCTAGAGAAGCCATCAATGTCTCACAATGGGCGAAAGGGAATCAATTGACGAATGAGGATCTGTTAAATCATGATCGCTATTTGGAAGAAATATTCCTTAAAGAAAGCCGAAGTCTGGGGTATCGCTATTTACTTGAAGCTGGGTACACGAAGGAGTCAGAGCTTGATACGGCGGCTGAACTTGTTGGAGAATTGAATCGACGTTTTTTTACTGGTGAAGACTTCATTTCTGATGGTGAGGTAGAAGAAATCAGGCAATCAGAAGCATATCAGATTATTTCAGAAGAGTCATCTGAATTGAAGGAGTACCTTGATTCGATTATTCAAGATAGGAATGAAAATGATACTTTGTTTGAAAAATCTTTGAAATAA
- a CDS encoding pectate lyase-like adhesive domain-containing protein: MKIGKKFYLLMAVIVALLLGSIPFLGKTNAIKASSDEYKLEIVRVQEYNQLVSAKLNIPKLSGQKILLKAEGIDSLHADDILSHLSNEDFERLSITKTDDENTLAIEFVDDGKSFESPFSAIIDRNSQLKKGHIQFLTEDGQVLAEDTFDINNTNDSEVIESDDQSKDVDLVDIATFGLTLPTPGTIANVSDWADFELAMASPTVDWINIKADLVASSAVSNVSVSKVINGNDNGVRRKIDMRDQKITLSATATGAQLILTDVDLTGSAVDPMFSAVNTAASTNWTFVTNNVNVLSGNERSLAQLENGGIQLFGENNFQSGGFVLSPFLRAKTLLVEEDATVEGNLQTIFFETLVDNSTFKVNNAKMNIWVDAEAPVVKINSKQAKMNFIGQKTDVMLSGNISSTAWSTTNPNKVDSKQGGAVVAIWDVREASDAAIGSEISIDDGAKVTFESRETIKGAPTLQIYSRDSKIVTSNEAEFALNSASSDSASNTALLRYEDPALDTYGNHQIKATFNSKVKLNKTGGATPVIRMYGNANKIDIQSGADFILHNVGSGVPQAPGANNGNQGIQYRNGASDETSSFSVTGEDSNVSISADNGAAIDCNNQMLNINASEGTYFVVRGNTPIHPTRGETAIFSNTTNTGTRNKLTFNMVKPKYFDFRNNSGGLLFSGNDASKFSMEKSDLQVWDYDKVSGNLDGNPTNSWNMLDAVWTGVDLGDGVSATTSSGSAISNLGTMKTYSRITANNQTPSIDELRVPTDADKYIWGHATVPEGKHDPIRAAYTGEVAVKVSVSGVSSVAAYTTKGTVVEDPAGTGTVSVYGDDARTGIFKIPTFDSGFLVKGQQIEVETAWRGALEDEGKSNVHTSELTDIKTPLRTVLDVTPPQPTKLTDESLNNATNVLSGTGAEVGATVYVYYDNGNRDSGMLLGTSTVLDDGTWSYMLPYYLTDAKELSVYLGDSVIKHTAAEEQVTSPSGETPVLYDQIGLIKPPVTNLSGVGNINPYSADYTYHDAVFECVKKYIVADVLPNLPVMTKTVLSSNGSVANADAGDVLTYTLTAKNNRPASVTTTWKDVMVTDTLSPKLTFSPATSALAINGTPATYVTGTPGVNEYSYDEGTRLLTVNLGGLTSAVSAQITFKATVSGSASGSIDNTATALGTSPRFEDGPGSLTGKYEEISASDSATITVAGTISLVSVPSSIDFKTEEAKLNEDTKVIDPDITGDFIVSDNRVTRKSWTITARLLTPMMPIGETDIRYVLPKAVRYNDGTDEIVIDNAETPIISHTHDRAGEYDISSRWSETGEGFKFYAAGGSVNKLGKYQAVLEFKLSATP, encoded by the coding sequence ATGAAAATCGGAAAAAAGTTTTACCTATTAATGGCTGTAATAGTGGCTCTATTACTAGGAAGCATTCCTTTCCTTGGAAAAACGAATGCAATCAAGGCATCTTCTGATGAGTATAAGTTGGAGATAGTCAGGGTACAGGAATATAACCAACTTGTTAGTGCAAAACTTAATATCCCTAAGCTTTCTGGACAAAAGATTCTACTAAAAGCAGAAGGTATTGATTCATTGCATGCTGATGATATTTTGAGCCATTTGAGTAATGAAGATTTTGAACGTTTATCTATTACAAAAACAGATGATGAGAATACTTTAGCTATTGAGTTTGTAGATGATGGTAAGTCTTTCGAGTCTCCTTTTTCTGCAATCATTGATAGGAATAGTCAGTTGAAAAAAGGGCATATTCAATTTTTGACAGAGGATGGACAAGTACTTGCGGAAGACACTTTTGATATAAACAATACCAATGATTCTGAAGTGATCGAATCTGATGATCAATCAAAGGATGTTGATTTAGTTGATATTGCGACATTCGGATTAACGTTACCAACACCAGGAACAATTGCTAATGTAAGCGATTGGGCAGATTTTGAATTGGCAATGGCCTCTCCAACGGTTGATTGGATCAATATTAAAGCTGACCTTGTTGCAAGCTCTGCAGTAAGTAATGTTTCGGTATCCAAGGTGATTAATGGTAATGACAATGGTGTGAGAAGAAAAATTGATATGAGGGATCAAAAAATAACTTTGAGTGCAACAGCAACAGGTGCCCAGCTTATATTGACTGATGTTGATTTGACAGGTTCAGCTGTCGATCCAATGTTTAGCGCAGTCAACACTGCTGCAAGTACTAACTGGACGTTCGTAACAAATAATGTCAATGTGCTTTCTGGAAATGAGCGTTCACTGGCACAGCTGGAAAATGGGGGAATTCAGTTATTTGGAGAAAATAATTTCCAATCTGGCGGCTTTGTTTTGTCACCGTTTCTTCGGGCAAAAACATTATTGGTAGAAGAAGATGCTACTGTGGAAGGGAATTTACAGACAATATTTTTTGAAACTTTAGTAGACAATTCTACCTTTAAAGTAAATAACGCAAAAATGAATATTTGGGTAGATGCAGAAGCGCCCGTTGTCAAAATTAATTCTAAGCAAGCCAAAATGAACTTTATTGGGCAGAAAACAGATGTAATGCTTTCAGGAAATATTTCAAGTACAGCTTGGAGTACTACAAACCCTAATAAAGTTGATTCTAAGCAAGGCGGTGCTGTAGTTGCTATTTGGGATGTAAGAGAAGCTTCTGATGCTGCGATTGGTTCAGAAATCTCAATAGATGATGGTGCAAAAGTAACTTTTGAATCTCGTGAAACAATTAAAGGGGCTCCGACGCTGCAAATATATTCAAGAGATAGTAAGATCGTTACCAGTAATGAAGCCGAGTTCGCGCTTAATTCTGCTAGCTCAGATTCTGCAAGTAACACAGCTTTGCTTCGTTATGAAGACCCCGCTTTGGACACGTATGGAAATCACCAGATCAAGGCTACATTCAATTCTAAAGTTAAATTAAACAAGACAGGCGGGGCAACTCCGGTGATTCGAATGTATGGAAATGCGAATAAAATCGATATTCAAAGTGGTGCAGATTTTATTCTCCATAATGTTGGAAGCGGGGTACCGCAGGCTCCCGGTGCAAACAACGGAAATCAAGGAATACAGTATCGGAATGGTGCTTCAGATGAAACCAGTAGTTTTTCAGTAACTGGTGAGGATTCAAATGTATCAATTAGTGCAGACAATGGTGCGGCTATTGATTGTAATAATCAAATGTTGAATATAAATGCATCGGAGGGCACGTACTTTGTTGTTCGAGGAAATACGCCAATACACCCAACAAGGGGAGAGACAGCCATATTTAGTAACACCACTAATACTGGGACTAGAAATAAACTTACATTTAATATGGTCAAACCTAAGTATTTTGATTTTAGAAATAATAGTGGTGGTCTTTTGTTTTCAGGGAATGATGCTTCAAAATTTTCTATGGAAAAATCGGATTTACAAGTCTGGGATTATGATAAAGTCTCTGGTAATTTGGATGGTAATCCGACCAATTCATGGAATATGCTTGATGCTGTTTGGACTGGTGTAGATTTAGGTGATGGAGTGAGTGCTACGACATCTAGCGGTAGTGCTATCAGTAATTTGGGGACGATGAAAACTTATTCGCGTATCACAGCAAATAATCAAACGCCAAGTATTGATGAACTACGGGTTCCGACAGATGCAGACAAGTATATTTGGGGACATGCGACAGTACCAGAAGGAAAACATGATCCGATTCGTGCTGCATACACAGGTGAGGTTGCCGTAAAGGTTTCTGTATCAGGTGTGAGTTCTGTTGCTGCTTATACAACCAAAGGAACTGTTGTTGAAGATCCAGCAGGTACGGGGACAGTCTCAGTTTATGGAGATGATGCGCGTACAGGGATTTTCAAGATTCCAACTTTTGATAGCGGGTTTTTAGTTAAAGGGCAGCAGATAGAAGTTGAAACAGCTTGGCGTGGTGCGTTAGAGGATGAAGGGAAATCGAATGTTCATACTAGTGAGCTTACAGATATAAAAACACCACTACGAACAGTTCTTGATGTCACACCACCGCAACCGACTAAATTGACCGATGAAAGCTTGAATAATGCAACAAATGTTCTTTCGGGAACAGGAGCTGAAGTAGGGGCAACTGTCTATGTCTATTATGACAACGGTAATCGAGATTCTGGAATGCTGTTAGGAACAAGTACTGTCCTTGATGATGGAACGTGGTCTTATATGCTTCCATATTATCTTACGGACGCAAAAGAATTGAGTGTTTATTTGGGTGACAGTGTGATTAAACATACAGCAGCTGAAGAGCAAGTTACTTCTCCGTCAGGAGAGACACCTGTACTTTATGATCAGATAGGATTAATCAAACCGCCTGTAACAAATCTTAGTGGTGTGGGGAATATCAATCCATATAGTGCTGATTATACGTATCATGATGCTGTATTTGAATGTGTTAAGAAGTATATCGTAGCGGATGTTTTACCGAATCTTCCAGTTATGACCAAAACCGTTCTATCTAGCAACGGTAGTGTTGCTAATGCAGATGCAGGAGATGTACTTACGTATACTCTGACAGCTAAAAATAATAGACCGGCTTCTGTAACAACTACTTGGAAAGATGTTATGGTCACAGATACTTTATCACCAAAATTGACATTTAGTCCTGCAACTTCTGCATTGGCGATCAACGGTACTCCTGCTACTTATGTAACAGGAACACCGGGAGTAAATGAATATTCGTACGATGAAGGAACACGTCTATTGACTGTTAATTTGGGTGGTTTGACTAGTGCCGTAAGTGCGCAGATTACGTTTAAAGCGACAGTTTCTGGAAGTGCATCTGGCTCTATTGATAATACAGCAACTGCTTTAGGTACATCCCCTCGTTTTGAGGATGGGCCGGGAAGCTTAACTGGAAAATACGAGGAAATCTCTGCGTCTGATTCAGCGACAATTACTGTAGCTGGTACGATAAGTTTGGTTTCAGTACCATCATCTATTGATTTTAAAACCGAAGAGGCGAAACTGAATGAAGATACCAAGGTTATCGATCCGGATATCACCGGTGATTTTATCGTGTCAGACAATCGTGTCACTCGAAAGAGTTGGACCATAACTGCGAGGCTGCTGACACCGATGATGCCGATAGGAGAAACGGATATAAGATATGTTTTGCCGAAGGCTGTTCGCTATAACGATGGGACAGATGAGATTGTCATTGATAATGCTGAAACGCCAATTATTTCTCATACACATGACAGAGCCGGTGAATACGATATCAGTTCTAGATGGAGTGAGACAGGTGAGGGATTTAAGTTCTATGCAGCTGGCGGTTCAGTGAACAAGCTAGGTAAATATCAAGCTGTTCTTGAATTCAAACTGTCTGCTACACCATAA